The following proteins are co-located in the Telopea speciosissima isolate NSW1024214 ecotype Mountain lineage chromosome 9, Tspe_v1, whole genome shotgun sequence genome:
- the LOC122639695 gene encoding reticulon-like protein B8, with amino-acid sequence MSEGITAEKLLGTIMDTFTDSVPKQKSLSFFEEDKSNSVSAQMNRLLGRQKTIHNILGGGKSADVLLWRNKKISGSVLTGATAIWVLFEWLNYHFLSLVFFALVIGMVAQFVWSNASGILNRSPSKVPRFVVPEEIFANIGAEIGAEINRCLRFLQDVACGGSLKQFVMVVFVLFVAAIIGSWCNFLTVFYVGFVAAHTLPVLYERYEDQVDNFVYNLFGQLQNQYSKLDAGVLSKIPKGNLKGKKSE; translated from the exons ATGTCTGAGGGGATTACGGCCGAGAAACTCTTGGGCACCATAATGGACACATTTACAGATAGTGTCCCAAAGCAGAAGTCTCTGTCATTTTTTGAGGAAGATAAATCAAATTCAGTCTCTGCTCAGATGAATAGGCTACTTGGACGCCAGAAAACTATTCATAATATTTTGGGGGGTGGAAAGT CTGCTGATGTTTTGTTATGGAGGAACAAGAAGATATCTGGGAGTGTCTTGACTGGTGCAACTGCAATCTGGGTGCTCTTTGAATGGCTTAAttaccattttctttctttggtgtTCTTTGCCCTTGTTATTGGCATGGTTGCTCAGTTTGTATGGTCTAATGCTTCCGGTATATTGAACAG GTCCCCATCTAAAGTGCCCCGTTTTGTTGTGCCTGAGGAGATTTTTGCCAATATTGGCGCTGAAATTGGTGCTGAAATCAATCGTTGCCTAAGATTTCTTCAGGATGTTGCATGTGGAGGCAGCTTGAAGCAATTTGTCATG GTTGTGTTTGTCCTGTTTGTTGCTGCTATTATCGGAAGCTGGTGCAATTTTCTGACTGTTTTTTATGTTG GATTTGTTGCTGCTCATACTTTGCCGGTCCTGTACGAAAGGTACGAAGATCAAGTGGACAACTTTGTTTATAATCTGTTTGGACAGCTTCAGAACCAGTACAGTAAGCTTGATGCTGGCGTACTCAGCAAAATTCCAAAGGGAAATCTCAAGGGAAAGAAGTCCGAATGA
- the LOC122640546 gene encoding oxygen-evolving enhancer protein 2, chloroplastic-like has protein sequence MASTSCFLHHHALSTPTRSSSQRPVPIFKPTQLVCRAQKQAIQDDDGNAAVSRRLALTVLIGAAAVATKVSPADAAYGEAANVFGKPKANTDFLPYNGDGFKLLIPAKWNPSKEVEYPGQVLRYEDNFDITSNISVLVQPTDKKSITDFGPPEEFLSKVDYLLGKQSYFGKTDSEGGFDSDAVATANILETSTPVIGGKQYYSVSVLTRTADGDEGGKHQLISATVSDGKLYICKAQAGDKRWFKGARKFVESATSSFSVA, from the exons ATGGCCTCTACCTCATGTTTCCTTCACCACCATGCACTCTCCACCCCCACTAGATCCTCTTCACAGCGTCCTGTGCCAATCTTCAAGCCCACGCAGCTAGTCTGCAGGGCCCAAAAGCAGGCAATCCAGGATGATGATGGCAATGCCGCCGTCTCCCGCCGATTGGCTCTCACAGTTCTAATCGGTGCTGCGGCCGTCGCCACTAAAGTTTCGCCGGCCGATGCTGCTTATGGGGAAGCTG CCAATGTGTTTGGTAAGCCAAAGGCAAACACTGATTTCTTACCCTACAATGGAGATGGATTCAAATTGTTGATTCCAGCAAAATGGAACCCTAGCAAAGAGGTTGAGTACCCTGGGCAGGTTCTGAGATATGAAGATAACTTCGACATCACTAGCAATATTTCGGTCCTTGTTCAACCAACCGATAAGAAGTCGATCACAGATTTCGGCCCACCGGAAGAATTTCTTTCTAAG GTGGACTATTTGCTGGGGAAGCAGTCTTACTTTGGCAAAACTGATTCTGAG ggTGGTTTTGATTCTGATGCTGTTGCAACTGCAAATATATTGGAGACTTCGACGCCGGTGATCGGTGGGAAACAATATTACAGTGTAAGTGTTTTGACGAGGACGGCGGACGGAGATGAAGGCGGTAAACACCAACTAATTTCGGCGACGGTGTCGGATGGGAAGCTCTACATATGCAAAGCGCAAGCAGGAGATAAGAGATGGTTCAAGGGAGCAAGGAAGTTTGTTGAGAGTGCTACAAGTTCTTTCAGTGTTGCTTAG